Proteins encoded in a region of the Dasypus novemcinctus isolate mDasNov1 chromosome 24, mDasNov1.1.hap2, whole genome shotgun sequence genome:
- the LOC131275827 gene encoding elafin-like, with amino-acid sequence MRFQGVLVVSTLLVLGLLMVEAAVMKGHDTAEGPVLDKREDFVQKLGPIKGHASDEEKYLVKSLRAPKPGKCSNISTSCRLPTYGSQCLNDFDCREKEKCCVTASCRYMCLEPQ; translated from the exons ATGAGGTTCCAGGGCGTCTTGGTCGTGTCCACGCTCCTCGTTCTGGGGCTGCTGATGGTGGAGGCAGCTGTCATGAAAG GCCATGACACTGCCGAAGGTCCTGTCCTGGACAAACGTGAAGATTTCGTTCAAAAACTAGGTCCAATTAAAGGTCATGCTTCAGATGAAGAGAAATATCTAGTCAAAAGTCTACGTGCCCCAAAACCTGGCAAATGCTCAAACATATCGACCTCATGCCGTTTGCCGACTTATGGCTCACAGTGTCTTAATGACTTTGAttgcagagagaaggaaaagtgcTGTGTAACCGCCTCTTGCCGGTACATGTGTTTGGAACCCCAGTGA